One window of Solirubrobacterales bacterium genomic DNA carries:
- the rpsI gene encoding 30S ribosomal protein S9: MAKDARFIATGKRKSSVARVIVLAGKGKITVNEREVEEYFPRARHRTVISSPLVVTGYDSSVDVRIRVHGGGISGQAGAVRHGIARALTEADPELRSELKRRGFLTRDARAKERRKAGLKKARKRPQFSKR, translated from the coding sequence CTGGCCAAGGATGCCCGTTTTATCGCGACCGGAAAGCGCAAGAGCTCGGTCGCCCGGGTGATCGTGCTGGCCGGCAAGGGCAAGATCACGGTCAACGAACGCGAGGTCGAGGAGTACTTCCCCCGGGCTCGGCATCGCACCGTGATCAGCTCACCGCTGGTGGTCACCGGATACGACTCGTCGGTCGACGTGCGAATCCGGGTCCACGGTGGTGGCATCTCGGGTCAGGCAGGCGCGGTCCGTCACGGAATCGCCCGCGCCCTGACCGAGGCCGACCCCGAGCTTCGCTCCGAACTCAAGCGCCGCGGATTCCTGACCCGGGACGCCCGGGCCAAGGAACGCCGCAAGGCCGGTCTGAAGAAGGCCCGTAAGCGGCCGCAGTTCTCCAAGCGCTAG
- the glmM gene encoding phosphoglucosamine mutase produces MSEPVRTLFGTDGVRGRVGEVLDAGLALAIGRAGTVALGSDRPRVLIIRDTRESGPMLESALAAGVTEAGGDVMLGGILPTPAAAILCRQYSFDLAAVVSASHNPFHDNGIKLFAGDGGKLDDATEARVEELIHRPPPPAATPGRITELRGAEQDYVRALADRFRLDLTGLRVALDCAHGSTYRVAPEIFTRLGAEVEVLADTPDGRNINDGCGSTSIDALAARVRESDAAIGFAFDGDGDRVLAVDGEGEPFDGDEMIALIAAARHGQQRLEGGVAVTVMTNYGFHQAMEQAGVEVEVTKVGDRYVLEALREKRWVLGGEQSGHIISTDYAPTGDGIAAALMALEALGDRDLATARVMKKLPQTLINVTVADREAIAGADSVWAEVERTNSELEGHGRVLIRPSGTEPLVRVMVEAETAEQAERICNKLADLVRTELG; encoded by the coding sequence GTGTCCGAACCGGTCCGCACGCTTTTTGGAACCGACGGCGTCCGGGGGCGGGTCGGCGAGGTCCTGGATGCCGGTCTGGCCCTGGCGATCGGCCGGGCCGGTACGGTCGCGCTCGGTTCCGATCGGCCCCGCGTCCTGATCATCCGTGACACCCGCGAGTCCGGGCCGATGCTGGAGTCGGCTCTGGCCGCAGGGGTCACCGAGGCCGGTGGTGACGTGATGCTCGGCGGAATCCTGCCGACTCCGGCGGCGGCAATTCTCTGCCGGCAGTACTCCTTCGATCTTGCCGCGGTCGTTTCGGCTTCGCACAACCCCTTTCACGACAACGGGATCAAGCTGTTCGCCGGTGACGGCGGCAAGCTGGATGACGCCACCGAGGCCCGGGTCGAGGAGCTGATCCACCGGCCGCCGCCCCCGGCGGCCACACCGGGCCGGATCACCGAACTGCGGGGGGCCGAACAGGACTACGTGCGGGCTCTGGCCGACCGCTTCCGTCTCGATCTCACCGGTCTGAGGGTCGCGCTCGACTGCGCCCACGGATCGACCTACCGGGTCGCCCCGGAGATCTTCACCCGGTTGGGGGCGGAGGTCGAGGTGCTGGCCGACACCCCGGACGGACGTAACATCAACGACGGCTGCGGCTCGACCTCGATCGACGCGCTTGCCGCCCGGGTCCGCGAATCGGATGCCGCGATCGGCTTCGCCTTCGACGGCGATGGAGACCGGGTGCTCGCGGTGGACGGCGAAGGGGAGCCGTTCGACGGCGACGAGATGATCGCTCTGATCGCCGCAGCCCGACACGGTCAGCAGCGGCTCGAAGGCGGGGTGGCGGTGACCGTGATGACCAACTACGGCTTTCACCAGGCGATGGAGCAGGCCGGGGTGGAGGTCGAGGTGACCAAGGTCGGCGACCGCTACGTGCTCGAGGCCCTCCGGGAAAAGCGGTGGGTTCTCGGCGGCGAACAGTCCGGGCACATCATCTCGACCGACTACGCCCCAACCGGAGACGGGATCGCCGCGGCCCTGATGGCGCTGGAAGCCCTGGGCGACCGTGATCTGGCCACCGCCCGCGTGATGAAGAAGCTGCCCCAGACCCTGATCAACGTGACCGTGGCCGACCGCGAGGCGATCGCCGGGGCCGATTCGGTCTGGGCCGAAGTCGAGCGGACCAACTCGGAACTCGAGGGCCACGGCCGGGTCCTGATCCGTCCCTCCGGCACCGAGCCACTGGTCCGGGTGATGGTCGAGGCCGAGACCGCCGAACAGGCGGAACGGATCTGCAACAAACTCGCCGACCTGGTCCGCACCGAACTGGGCTGA
- the glmS gene encoding glutamine--fructose-6-phosphate transaminase (isomerizing), translating to MCGIIGYAGRRPCLDILIHGLERLEYRGYDSAGVALLEGDRIERVRAVGNLARLRQAVDDSGLAERSSTPAADGSHTGIAHTRWATHGRVTEANAHPHADESGRIQIVLNGIVENHADLRAELEADGYRFSSETDAEVVAHLISRFWEGDLTAAVRSTCEQLRGHFGIVAMHSEAPGLLVGARQEVPLIVGLGENENFFASAIPAFMAETRKVLGIESGEIAAITPDSVEISTFAGVPVEREPELVTWDEEAAEKGGYDTFMMKEIHEQPEAIAETILDRLPHDHGVELTDVGLSDEFLSGVSRIVIVACGTSYHAGLVGRYAIERWARVPVEMDIASEYRYRDPVIGPGDLVVGITQSGETADTLAAMRLAREAGATVLSVTNVMGSQATRDSDAVLYTRAGLEIGVAATKTYVAQVAAMYLLALRLAELRGSLPPEEITRLVTELKAIPDKMTRTIDIVSDRVLEIAERHARQNFFLYLGRHIGLPVCLEGALKLKEVSYIPTDAYAAGEMKHGPIALLDESTPVVCVATDSPILDKVLSNVEEVRARGADTIAVATEGSDRVSRVAEETIFVPESDWVLQPLLAILPLQLLAYHVARLNGLNVDQPRNLAKTVTVE from the coding sequence ATGTGCGGAATCATCGGATATGCCGGTCGGCGGCCCTGTCTCGACATCCTGATCCACGGCCTGGAACGGCTCGAGTACCGCGGCTACGACTCGGCCGGGGTCGCCCTGCTGGAGGGTGACCGGATCGAACGGGTCCGGGCGGTCGGCAACCTGGCACGGCTGCGTCAGGCGGTCGATGATTCCGGTCTGGCCGAACGCTCCTCCACCCCGGCGGCCGACGGCAGCCATACCGGGATCGCCCACACCCGCTGGGCAACCCACGGCCGGGTGACCGAGGCCAACGCGCATCCGCACGCGGACGAGAGCGGCCGGATCCAGATCGTGCTCAACGGGATCGTCGAGAACCACGCCGACCTTCGGGCTGAACTGGAGGCCGACGGCTACCGGTTCAGTTCGGAAACCGACGCCGAGGTGGTCGCCCACCTGATCAGCCGGTTCTGGGAGGGTGACCTGACGGCTGCGGTCCGGAGTACCTGCGAGCAGCTACGGGGCCATTTCGGGATCGTCGCGATGCACTCCGAGGCGCCCGGGCTGCTGGTCGGGGCCCGTCAGGAGGTGCCACTGATCGTCGGTCTCGGTGAGAACGAGAACTTCTTTGCCTCGGCGATCCCGGCCTTCATGGCCGAGACCCGCAAGGTTCTGGGGATCGAAAGCGGCGAGATCGCGGCGATCACCCCCGACTCGGTCGAGATCAGCACCTTCGCCGGAGTGCCGGTTGAGCGTGAACCGGAGCTGGTCACCTGGGATGAGGAGGCAGCCGAGAAGGGCGGCTACGACACCTTCATGATGAAGGAGATCCACGAACAGCCCGAGGCGATCGCGGAAACGATCCTCGACCGGCTTCCTCACGACCACGGGGTTGAACTCACCGACGTCGGGCTTTCGGACGAGTTCCTGTCCGGGGTGAGCCGGATCGTGATCGTCGCCTGCGGCACCTCGTACCACGCCGGACTGGTCGGCCGGTACGCGATCGAACGCTGGGCGAGGGTCCCGGTCGAGATGGACATCGCATCCGAGTATCGCTACCGCGACCCGGTGATCGGCCCGGGGGACCTGGTGGTCGGGATCACCCAGTCGGGGGAGACCGCCGACACCCTGGCCGCGATGAGACTCGCCCGGGAGGCCGGGGCCACCGTGCTCTCGGTCACCAACGTGATGGGTTCACAGGCGACCCGGGACAGTGACGCGGTGCTCTACACCAGGGCCGGACTGGAAATCGGGGTTGCCGCGACCAAGACCTATGTCGCCCAGGTGGCCGCCATGTACCTGCTGGCGCTCAGGCTGGCCGAACTGCGGGGCAGCCTGCCGCCGGAGGAGATCACCCGTCTCGTGACCGAGCTGAAGGCGATCCCCGACAAGATGACCCGGACGATCGACATCGTCTCCGACCGGGTCCTCGAGATCGCCGAGAGACACGCCAGACAGAACTTCTTTCTCTACCTGGGTCGCCACATCGGCCTGCCGGTCTGCCTCGAAGGGGCGCTGAAGCTGAAGGAGGTCTCCTACATCCCGACCGATGCCTACGCGGCCGGCGAGATGAAGCACGGGCCGATCGCCCTGCTCGACGAGTCGACCCCGGTGGTCTGCGTGGCCACCGACAGCCCGATCCTCGACAAGGTCCTCTCCAACGTCGAGGAGGTGCGGGCCCGCGGCGCAGACACGATCGCGGTGGCGACCGAGGGCTCCGATCGGGTATCCCGGGTTGCCGAAGAGACGATCTTCGTCCCGGAATCGGACTGGGTGCTCCAGCCGCTGCTGGCGATCCTGCCGCTCCAGCTGCTCGCCTACCACGTGGCCCGGCTGAACGGCCTGAACGTCGACCAGCCCCGGAACCTGGCGAAAACGGTTACGGTCGAGTGA
- a CDS encoding DUF3352 domain-containing protein, with the protein MRSRLTLVLSILTASLLAVTLAACGGGSKGSPLTEMAGMIPTDAAVYAQGSIKPDSEVQSKADGIAKKLTGSTLGDLVKEGLASSDNDVDFETDVKPWLGDNAAMYAGAGAFGSGSGVEGVTAEGEGDSDYGVVIQTSDADAASSFVEKQSEPGSTGEYEGNTYGTLKGDDSVGGVVDDNFVSAANLDSFKAIVDASKGDSLKDDDGFNEVADKVSDGSLVNVYLSSAPATEMAKQQGADYSGLYSALGVDPAKSGAMFSLVPEENEISIQGIAADQPDLKGGDASELIASFPANTVFAMGSGNIGENVTKVINSLDKEGVEGMLKPGQLGKSLDQLSEQGLDVRSMLENLEDFGLFVQGGSPRRLGGALVLTSSDLDSFRSSLKGITAMIRLAGDAAVRPLGGGLTGIRFTTPELPGRPLVLAVGEDRAVLAVGMPAAMQALKGEGADLGSTEQFKAAQDSIGGALGMYADPVVLAKFLSASSGANIEAAQFAGILAKFNFAAAGTGSEDGSVEINLGLK; encoded by the coding sequence ATGCGTTCAAGACTGACTCTCGTCCTGTCCATCCTCACGGCCTCGCTCCTGGCGGTCACCCTCGCAGCCTGCGGCGGTGGTTCCAAGGGCTCCCCGCTGACCGAGATGGCCGGGATGATCCCGACCGATGCCGCGGTCTACGCCCAGGGCAGCATCAAACCGGACAGTGAGGTCCAGTCGAAGGCCGACGGGATCGCGAAAAAGCTGACCGGGTCGACCCTCGGTGATCTGGTCAAGGAGGGACTTGCCTCGAGCGACAACGACGTTGATTTCGAGACCGACGTCAAGCCCTGGCTCGGGGACAACGCTGCGATGTACGCAGGAGCCGGCGCCTTCGGTTCCGGTTCGGGCGTTGAAGGAGTCACGGCCGAAGGTGAAGGCGACTCGGACTACGGAGTGGTGATCCAGACCAGTGATGCCGATGCCGCCAGCTCCTTCGTGGAGAAGCAGTCCGAGCCCGGCAGTACCGGCGAGTACGAAGGCAACACCTACGGCACGCTCAAGGGCGACGACTCGGTCGGCGGTGTGGTCGACGACAACTTCGTGTCGGCAGCCAACCTGGACAGTTTCAAGGCGATAGTTGACGCCAGCAAGGGCGACTCGCTGAAGGACGACGACGGCTTCAACGAGGTGGCCGACAAGGTCTCCGACGGCAGCCTGGTGAACGTGTACCTGTCGAGCGCCCCCGCAACCGAGATGGCGAAGCAGCAGGGAGCCGACTACTCCGGTCTCTACAGTGCGCTCGGAGTCGATCCGGCCAAGTCCGGGGCGATGTTCAGCCTGGTTCCGGAGGAGAACGAGATCTCGATCCAGGGCATCGCCGCGGATCAACCGGACCTCAAGGGTGGCGACGCTTCGGAACTGATCGCCAGCTTCCCGGCAAACACGGTCTTCGCGATGGGCAGCGGCAACATCGGCGAGAACGTCACCAAGGTGATCAACTCACTTGACAAGGAAGGAGTCGAGGGGATGCTCAAGCCGGGACAGCTCGGCAAGAGCCTCGACCAGCTTTCCGAGCAGGGACTCGACGTCCGTTCGATGCTGGAGAACCTGGAGGACTTCGGTCTCTTCGTTCAGGGTGGCAGCCCGAGACGACTCGGTGGAGCACTGGTCCTGACCAGTTCCGACCTCGACTCGTTCCGTAGCTCGCTGAAGGGGATCACCGCGATGATCCGGCTGGCGGGGGACGCTGCGGTACGCCCGCTGGGCGGTGGGCTCACCGGAATCAGGTTCACCACGCCGGAACTGCCGGGCCGTCCGCTGGTCCTGGCCGTCGGCGAGGACCGAGCCGTTCTGGCGGTAGGCATGCCCGCCGCGATGCAGGCGCTGAAGGGCGAGGGGGCCGACCTCGGCTCGACCGAGCAGTTCAAGGCGGCCCAGGACTCGATCGGCGGAGCGCTCGGGATGTACGCCGATCCGGTCGTGCTGG
- the rplM gene encoding 50S ribosomal protein L13 yields the protein MKTYVATPNNRQRDWYIVDAEGQTLGRLATQLADVLRGKRKPEYTPHVDTGDFVVVVNAEKIRVTGDKLNQKRYWRHSGYPGGIKSRTLAEMLEKQPEEVIRKAVKGMMPRNKLSRQQLLKLKVHAGPEHPHQAQQPKPLEIQK from the coding sequence ATGAAGACTTACGTAGCCACTCCCAACAACCGCCAGAGAGACTGGTACATCGTCGACGCCGAGGGTCAGACTCTCGGTCGCCTGGCGACCCAGCTCGCCGATGTCTTGCGTGGCAAGCGCAAGCCCGAATACACCCCGCACGTCGATACCGGCGACTTTGTCGTCGTGGTCAACGCGGAGAAGATCCGGGTGACCGGCGACAAGCTCAACCAGAAGAGGTACTGGCGGCACAGCGGCTATCCCGGCGGGATCAAGTCGCGGACCCTGGCCGAGATGCTCGAGAAGCAGCCGGAGGAAGTGATCCGCAAAGCGGTCAAGGGGATGATGCCGCGCAACAAGCTCTCCCGTCAGCAGCTCCTGAAGCTCAAGGTGCACGCAGGACCGGAGCACCCCCACCAAGCCCAGCAGCCCAAGCCCCTGGAGATTCAGAAGTGA
- a CDS encoding type II toxin-antitoxin system VapC family toxin: MTYLPDVNVVVASHRRDHPQNESAREWLDRTVESKQAFGIPTLVWGSFLRLASDWRVFPIPRSRDELFAFIGSVRGQDAYLPVEPGPRHIEILREICDEGDARANLVPDAVLAAVALENSCEIVTFDRDFARFPSVRHTLLVS, translated from the coding sequence GTGACGTACCTTCCCGATGTCAACGTCGTTGTCGCGTCACATCGCAGGGACCACCCTCAGAACGAGTCCGCCCGCGAATGGCTCGACCGGACTGTCGAGTCGAAACAGGCATTCGGAATCCCCACCCTGGTGTGGGGCTCGTTCCTGCGCCTGGCTTCCGACTGGCGGGTATTCCCAATCCCGCGCTCCCGGGACGAACTGTTCGCTTTCATTGGGTCGGTTCGTGGGCAGGATGCCTATTTACCGGTTGAACCCGGACCCCGTCACATCGAGATCCTGAGGGAGATCTGCGATGAGGGGGACGCTCGCGCAAACCTCGTCCCCGACGCAGTCCTCGCGGCAGTCGCATTGGAAAACTCCTGTGAAATCGTCACCTTCGACCGCGACTTCGCCCGCTTCCCCTCGGTTCGCCACACCCTGCTTGTTTCGTAG